A genomic segment from Capra hircus breed San Clemente chromosome 15, ASM170441v1, whole genome shotgun sequence encodes:
- the LOC102175664 gene encoding olfactory receptor 52A5-like → MLQLNGTVFMPSVLTLTGIPGLESVQFWIGFPFCAMYIIALFGNFLILVIIKSERSLHEPMYLFLAMLGVTDIALSTCILPKLLGIFWFHSPEILFDACLFQMWLIHTFQCTESGILLAMALDRYVAICDPLRHAAIFTHKLLTQIGVGVTLRAGVLIALCLILIKCRLKHYRTTVVSHSFCEHMAIVKLAAEDTRVNKIYGLFVAFIILGFDIIFITLSYIRIFVTVFKLPQKVARLKAFNTCIAHICVFLVFYLLGFFSSFTHRFGFHIPSYIHILLSNLYLLVPPFLNPIVYGVKTKQIRDRASKIFHLKDAS, encoded by the coding sequence GTCTGTGCAGTTCTGGATCGGCTTTCCCTTCTGTGCCATGTACATCATTGCTCTATTTGGAAATTTCCTAATCTTGGTCATCATCAAATCTGAGCGCAGCCTCCATGAACCCATGTATCTCTTCCTGGCAATGCTTGGAGTGACAGACATTGCTCTCAGTACCTGTATCCTACCAAAACTGTTAGGGATATTCTGGTTCCATTCACCAGAAATACTTTTTGATGCCTGTCTCTTTCAGATGTGGCTCATCCATACCTTCCAGTGTACCGAGTCAGGTATTCTGCTGGCCATGGCCTTGGACCGCTATGTGGCAATCTGTGATCCTCTGAGACATGCAGCTATTTTTACCCACAAACTTCTCACTCAGATTGGGGTTGGAGTGACACTCAGAGCAGGTGTCCTTATAGCTCTGTGTCTCATCCTCATCAAATGCCGGCTGAAACACTATCGGACCACTGTGGTCTCCCATTCATTCTGTGAGCACATGGCTATTGTGAAGCTGGCAGCAGAAGATACTCGAGTCAACAAGATTTATGGTCTTTTTGTGGCTTTCATTATACTTGGATTTGATATAATCTTCATCACACTCTCTTACATTCGAATATTTGTAACTGTCTTCAAACTGCCTCAAAAGGTAGCTAGACTCAAAGCTTTTAACACTTGCATTGCCCACATCTGCGTCTTCCTTGTGTTTTATCTCCTGGGTTTCTTCTCCTCCTTTACACACAGATTTGGGTTCCATATTCCATCTTACATTCACATTCTTCTGTCCAATCTTTACCTGCTCGTCCCACCTTTTCTCAATCCTATTGTTTATGGTGTAAAGACCAAACAGATTCGAGATCGAGCATCCAAGATTTTTCACTTGAAGGATGCATCTTGA